A genomic segment from Aegilops tauschii subsp. strangulata cultivar AL8/78 chromosome 1, Aet v6.0, whole genome shotgun sequence encodes:
- the LOC109783432 gene encoding uncharacterized protein, translating to MVSWSDDDSSENSHQYADSASDEGIIKIPETIDDSDFEGTEPDVLCNEHSLPAERRVAFQGIHTGRRFFACAVKKGRNCELVEWVDPFWPATMENALTKLWDKYEECRRSKIEDNLESSFAAHNLTQQKIKLQASYERLVEDVNGLLDAQEQRAQMERGKMQNKPDESKLQEKYDMLKNLTVAQANVIRNMKLKLAEEKIKLQAHIDELEKVVEQTKLKLNGIKAILDE from the exons ATGGTTTCCTGGTCTGATGACGACAGCAGCGAGAACTCTCACCAGTACGCTGACTCAGCTTCAGACGAGGGCATCATCAAG ATCCCTGAGACCATCGATGACTCCGATTTCGAGGGCACTGAACCTGATGTTTTGTGCAATGAACACTCCCTACCAGCAGAGAGGCGTGTTGCTTTCCAGGGCATCCATACTGGCAGGAGGTTCTTTGCTTGTGCTGTGAAG AAGGGAAGAAACTGTGAGCTAGTTGAATGGGTTGATCCATTTTGGCCAGCTACAATGGAGAATGCATTGACCAAGTTGTGGGATAAGTATGAAGAGTGCAGGAGGAGCAAGATTGAGGACAATCTGGAAAGCTCATTTGCTGCTCACAATCTGACACAACAGAAGATCAAGCTGCAGGCAAGTTATGAGAGGTTGGTTGAAGATGTCAACGGCCTTTTGGATGCCCAGGAGCAGAGGGCTCAGATGGAGAGAGGTAAGATGCAGAACAAACCTGATGAGAGCAAGCTGCAGGAGAAGTATGACATGCTCAAGAACCTGACAGTTGCTCAAGCCAATGTCATTAGGAACATGAAGTTGAAGCTTGCGGAAGAGAAGATTAAGTTGCAGGCCCACATTGATGAGCTTGAGAAGGTTGTCGAGCAGACCAAGCTAAAGCTGAATGGGATCAAAGCCATCTTAGATGAATGA